One window from the genome of Rhizobium sp. Pop5 encodes:
- a CDS encoding fumarylacetoacetate hydrolase family protein: MRYVSCIHDGASRYGCVTGHSVCDLGLRTGLPDLKSHIASHFDNLGRESDLKTDFDLADVVLQPVIPNPEKVICVAINYRESDSPSPDEPEYPVVFTRFANAQTGHNTPLLKPDVSDKFDYEGELAVIIGRAGHKIDESDALAHVAGYSCFNDGSVRDWQKHSSQFTPGKNFVQSAGFGPWMVSADEIPDPSGLDLWTRVNGELRQSTNTRRMMFPIPWLISYLSQFTRLEPGDVIVTGTPKGFGSSLQPPRFLQVGDVVEVELEGIGVLRNPVA, from the coding sequence ATGCGATATGTAAGCTGCATCCACGACGGTGCGTCACGATATGGTTGTGTCACTGGTCATTCTGTTTGCGATCTCGGCCTGCGGACGGGCCTCCCCGACCTGAAGAGCCACATCGCATCGCATTTCGACAACCTCGGTCGGGAATCCGATCTCAAGACGGATTTCGACCTCGCCGACGTGGTGCTTCAGCCTGTAATTCCTAATCCCGAGAAGGTCATCTGCGTGGCGATCAACTATCGTGAAAGCGATTCTCCTTCCCCGGACGAGCCTGAATACCCCGTTGTCTTCACCAGGTTCGCCAATGCCCAGACAGGTCATAACACACCGCTGCTCAAGCCAGACGTGTCTGACAAATTCGACTACGAAGGCGAACTGGCCGTCATAATAGGTCGGGCGGGCCATAAGATCGACGAATCCGACGCCCTCGCACATGTTGCAGGCTACTCGTGTTTCAACGACGGCAGCGTCCGTGATTGGCAGAAACACTCTTCCCAATTCACGCCTGGCAAGAACTTCGTACAATCTGCCGGATTCGGACCTTGGATGGTGTCCGCCGACGAGATTCCCGATCCCTCGGGGTTGGATCTCTGGACCAGGGTAAACGGCGAACTGCGTCAGTCGACCAATACCAGACGTATGATGTTCCCCATACCGTGGCTGATCTCCTACCTCAGCCAGTTCACGAGGCTGGAACCGGGCGATGTTATCGTCACCGGCACTCCAAAAGGGTTCGGTTCCAGCCTTCAGCCGCCAAGGTTCCTTCAGGTCGGCGATGTCGTGGAAGTGGAACTCGAAGGCATTGGCGTATTGCGAAACCCTGTGGCCTAA
- a CDS encoding LysR family transcriptional regulator: MDLRDLRYFLKVAEFGHLGRAAEALNLSQPALSKCIQRLEDAYGVALFDRAGRGIVLTEAGELLQERYQLLAHDLEDIRTQVSSFRKGIAGTVRVGCSASIAQFFLPRVCRTLREKAPDLHLLIRTAMDDVLEDALKAGSIDIIVRPGRPVEADGWIVSAPLLSDTVVVVASKDHPLVHEEPTLAAMSRFAWVLPTPAVSTRQWLEQVFIAAGYPAPDAAVTATPLVAAPFILEETDLLSFMSRQNLSASTGIVELENPATTLRRQFDIVHRSRSFLSPAVRYFLNVIHQEVAIEKQPL, encoded by the coding sequence ATGGACCTTCGCGACCTTCGCTACTTCCTCAAGGTTGCCGAGTTCGGCCATCTCGGGCGCGCAGCCGAGGCACTGAACCTGTCGCAGCCTGCCCTGTCGAAGTGCATCCAGCGGTTGGAAGATGCCTATGGTGTTGCGCTCTTCGACAGGGCAGGGCGCGGCATCGTCCTAACCGAAGCCGGTGAACTCCTGCAGGAGCGGTATCAGTTGCTGGCGCATGACCTTGAGGATATCCGCACTCAGGTCTCGTCATTTCGCAAGGGGATCGCAGGAACGGTGCGCGTCGGCTGTTCGGCGTCGATCGCTCAATTTTTTCTTCCGCGCGTTTGCCGCACATTGCGGGAAAAGGCGCCGGACCTTCATTTGCTAATCCGCACCGCGATGGATGACGTGTTGGAGGACGCTCTCAAGGCCGGTTCGATCGACATCATTGTCCGTCCCGGACGTCCTGTTGAAGCCGACGGATGGATTGTTTCAGCGCCGCTTTTGAGCGACACCGTCGTAGTCGTCGCGAGTAAAGACCATCCGCTAGTTCATGAGGAACCCACTCTGGCGGCAATGTCGAGATTTGCATGGGTCTTGCCGACGCCTGCTGTCTCGACACGACAGTGGCTTGAGCAGGTATTCATTGCTGCGGGGTACCCAGCTCCAGATGCTGCAGTTACTGCAACGCCTCTTGTTGCCGCGCCCTTCATTCTCGAAGAGACTGATCTGCTGAGCTTCATGTCGCGCCAGAACCTGTCGGCATCAACAGGGATAGTCGAGCTAGAAAACCCGGCGACCACACTCCGCCGTCAGTTCGACATCGTCCATCGGTCACGGAGCTTCCTCTCTCCTGCCGTTCGCTATTTCCTGAATGTCATTCATCAGGAAGTCGCCATTGAAAAGCAGCCGCTCTGA
- a CDS encoding SLC13 family permease, with protein MIASLGYLMIASFLISVIRKHISVFAGLIGVSIVFGGASALWTTGSIDPIFGWFRDGLFYTVNDAGKVNLGTINPTIMILFAIMYFSIMMNVGLFDPLCTFLIRRAKGDPLKILMVTVFVTSVVTLDGDGTTTILIITSTFAPLFRRMNMKLSNLAMLIILPTGLGNCLPWGGPLVRAAAVLKVEVNELFIQILPILAVSLVYIFFLAYFMGQKERRRLGFDSEGCGPDRPSADRRDGQCHPRQ; from the coding sequence GTGATCGCCAGTCTCGGCTATCTGATGATAGCGTCGTTCCTGATCTCCGTGATCAGAAAGCATATTTCCGTTTTTGCCGGGCTCATCGGCGTGTCTATTGTCTTCGGCGGCGCTTCGGCGCTCTGGACCACCGGATCGATCGATCCGATCTTCGGCTGGTTCCGCGACGGGCTTTTCTACACCGTCAACGATGCAGGCAAAGTCAACCTCGGCACCATCAACCCGACAATCATGATCCTTTTCGCGATTATGTATTTCAGCATCATGATGAATGTCGGGCTGTTCGACCCTCTCTGCACATTCCTTATCCGCCGCGCCAAGGGCGATCCTCTCAAGATCCTGATGGTCACGGTTTTCGTGACATCGGTGGTGACGCTCGACGGCGACGGCACAACGACCATCCTGATCATCACCAGCACGTTCGCGCCGCTCTTCCGCCGCATGAACATGAAGCTTTCAAACCTGGCAATGCTGATCATCCTGCCAACCGGTCTCGGCAACTGTCTGCCGTGGGGCGGCCCGCTCGTGCGTGCTGCGGCCGTTCTGAAGGTCGAGGTCAACGAACTCTTCATTCAGATCCTGCCGATCCTTGCCGTATCGCTCGTCTACATTTTCTTCCTTGCCTATTTCATGGGCCAGAAGGAGCGCAGGCGGCTTGGATTCGATTCTGAAGGCTGCGGACCAGATCGACCGTCAGCAGATCGAAGAGATGGTCAATGTCATCCTCGACAATGA
- a CDS encoding TRAP transporter large permease subunit, with translation MDSILKAADQIDRQQIEEMVNVILDNDKELKRPRLFLFNLALTVATLVAVLMGWVGGALAFTIATAVALAVNYTAAEQRERITANGGDAIAVTSIIIAAGFFLGVLSGSGMSTAIAETLTHLIPESLGSHVGIIFALVGAIACYALPIDAYYFGILPVIAPIGAKYGLTPHEVGMASFMGQAIRYGSPTVAWLFLLMDRTEMSFADYQKEFFKYSIPMFVIFIVVAIVTGVLPV, from the coding sequence TTGGATTCGATTCTGAAGGCTGCGGACCAGATCGACCGTCAGCAGATCGAAGAGATGGTCAATGTCATCCTCGACAATGACAAGGAGCTGAAGCGCCCGCGGCTCTTTCTGTTCAATCTGGCCCTGACCGTCGCAACACTGGTCGCCGTCCTGATGGGCTGGGTCGGCGGAGCACTTGCCTTCACCATCGCCACTGCGGTCGCGCTCGCCGTCAACTACACGGCCGCCGAACAGCGCGAGCGCATCACGGCCAATGGCGGCGATGCGATTGCCGTGACATCGATCATCATTGCGGCCGGCTTCTTCCTCGGCGTCCTCAGCGGCAGCGGTATGTCGACGGCTATCGCCGAGACGCTGACGCATCTCATTCCGGAATCGCTTGGCAGCCACGTCGGCATCATCTTCGCACTGGTCGGCGCGATCGCCTGCTACGCGCTTCCGATCGATGCCTACTATTTCGGCATCCTTCCGGTCATCGCACCGATCGGCGCCAAATACGGCCTAACTCCGCATGAAGTCGGCATGGCTTCCTTCATGGGTCAGGCCATCCGCTACGGCTCGCCGACGGTTGCCTGGCTCTTCCTTCTGATGGACCGCACCGAGATGTCGTTCGCCGACTATCAGAAGGAATTCTTCAAATATTCGATCCCGATGTTCGTCATTTTCATCGTGGTCGCAATCGTGACTGGCGTTCTTCCGGTCTGA
- a CDS encoding NAD(P)-dependent oxidoreductase, with amino-acid sequence MQTLGFLGFGEASYNIAEGLRDEGMTGIRAFDAAWQREPNASLIQERAGRSGVVLEASAADLIGKVDIVVCSISANMAVPVAEQSAALLRPEQIYVDLNSAGPDTKTSVDRIISPRATFVDVAVMGTVPGNRHKVPMLASGKGAVAIADYLNRFGAKVTAIDGPAGKASASKMFRSIFMKGYVMLLLEAVVAGRQFGLEDDVLDSIRASLTTDDFIKQATDLMARGVIHAERREHEMDEVIATLNSLGVDATMSIAAKDKLAWCVKQGFREHFNAKPPEDYHDIFAVLAK; translated from the coding sequence ATGCAGACTTTGGGCTTTCTTGGTTTCGGCGAGGCTTCCTACAATATCGCCGAAGGCCTGCGCGACGAGGGGATGACAGGCATTCGCGCCTTCGACGCGGCCTGGCAGCGCGAGCCGAATGCCTCGCTCATTCAGGAACGCGCCGGCAGGTCCGGCGTGGTCCTTGAGGCATCTGCGGCGGATCTTATCGGCAAGGTCGACATCGTCGTCTGCTCGATCAGCGCAAACATGGCGGTCCCGGTCGCCGAGCAGAGCGCTGCGCTATTGCGGCCCGAACAGATCTATGTCGACCTCAACTCGGCAGGTCCCGACACCAAGACGAGTGTCGATCGCATCATCTCGCCCCGCGCCACCTTCGTCGACGTCGCCGTTATGGGAACGGTGCCCGGAAACCGTCACAAGGTTCCGATGCTGGCATCGGGCAAGGGCGCCGTCGCCATCGCTGATTATCTCAATCGCTTCGGCGCAAAGGTGACGGCGATCGACGGACCGGCAGGCAAGGCCTCGGCTTCGAAGATGTTTCGCAGCATCTTCATGAAGGGCTATGTGATGCTGCTTCTCGAGGCAGTGGTTGCCGGGCGCCAGTTCGGGCTCGAAGACGATGTGCTCGATTCGATCCGGGCGTCGCTCACCACGGACGACTTCATCAAGCAGGCAACCGACCTGATGGCCCGAGGCGTTATCCACGCCGAGCGGCGTGAGCACGAGATGGACGAGGTCATCGCGACGCTAAACAGCCTCGGCGTCGACGCGACCATGTCCATTGCCGCGAAAGACAAGCTCGCCTGGTGCGTCAAGCAGGGCTTCCGCGAACACTTCAACGCCAAGCCACCGGAAGACTACCACGACATTTTCGCCGTGCTGGCAAAGTAA
- a CDS encoding RraA family protein, whose translation MSNIGFRIFTKINRPDAALVEGLRGLPTANIGDCLNRSSMLDARIRKISKGNLIGPAFTVKSRAGDNLLLHKALDMAQPGDVIVFDAHGDLTNAITGELMMQTAVQKKLGGVIIDGAIRDLATLREMDLPIFAAGVTPAGPYKDGPGEINVPVSIGSTVVHPGDILVGDDDGIVVVRQADAAEIAEKARNKQTSEDDKMKSIIGGTLNTSWIDKELAAKGCEIIEDTYR comes from the coding sequence ATGTCAAATATCGGATTTCGCATCTTCACGAAGATCAATCGCCCGGATGCAGCACTCGTCGAAGGCCTACGCGGCCTGCCAACCGCCAATATCGGCGACTGCCTCAACCGCTCTTCGATGCTCGACGCTCGCATCCGCAAGATCTCGAAGGGCAACCTGATCGGACCTGCCTTTACGGTGAAGAGCCGCGCCGGCGACAATCTGCTGCTGCACAAGGCGCTCGACATGGCGCAGCCTGGCGATGTCATCGTATTCGATGCTCATGGCGACTTAACGAATGCGATTACCGGCGAACTGATGATGCAGACGGCGGTTCAAAAGAAACTCGGCGGCGTCATCATCGACGGCGCTATTCGCGATCTCGCAACGCTGAGAGAAATGGACCTGCCGATCTTCGCCGCCGGTGTGACGCCAGCTGGTCCCTACAAGGACGGTCCCGGCGAAATCAACGTGCCCGTATCGATCGGTAGCACGGTCGTTCATCCCGGTGACATTCTCGTTGGCGACGACGACGGCATCGTGGTCGTCCGCCAGGCGGATGCTGCAGAGATCGCCGAGAAGGCACGCAATAAGCAGACCTCTGAAGACGACAAGATGAAATCGATCATCGGCGGTACACTGAACACATCCTGGATCGACAAGGAACTAGCGGCCAAGGGCTGCGAGATTATTGAGGATACCTATCGCTAA
- a CDS encoding AAA family ATPase: MKISALRLFNVKRFANRGVAIDGIGDGVNVLCAANEFGKSTSFEALHALFFQPHSGTPADVQKLRPYSGGNPLLEADISTAEGRFRITKQYYGGRSARVTDLGTGRLLAQADEAENFIARLIRGGTAGPAGLLWVRQGITGIEKRTRSEEDGEKQVRQSLLESVQGEVEAVTGGRRMAEIMSAAKDALSEMVTSTGRPKSGGRYAAAIEEREKLAADEQRLLSEVTVLREALNKRMNAAKRLAELDSAEDRAERQKAVAKAQAGFDAAKAHSEKLKTAEAELKLVRERRNSAERELKTFLAALEKAKALQERLVVDEARRADALRKRHEAIEAIEKAREDVDAAETEEQQARDQLARLDVALRAREAADRLTQLKEQLAQSEAVRQALEEGEAQFSLLKILPNAIDELQTLEVEIAKLRAVDEAARPSLAIHYSKDAADLVTMNGTPLTDGEERSYDGQAQLEVPGFGTITVRSNHQAASDNRLEQAEAKRHTLLASMGVESLAKARARQVSAQQVDADLRELRARLSLLAPEGLSKLREDVAADEVISAEPVELEESPTLVRAALFESEERRKKTRQALREVEPQQARADEAFVAAETALASLMAEQIQVEAILGPEEGRVGRAQVLSNTLADLDVALSKSETHIAKLDSAAVDLDAVEAALKRALSIEQATDREINALREIMAGLNAEIRAQSDEAVEEKWREAAEAYSAAKARAEAFEKEVAVLQRLTEALETARSEARELYLKPVMAELGPLLRLLFDDVSITFDEKTLLPHTILRNGQEEEVDRLSGGMREQLSVLTRLAFARLLARDDRPAPVILDDALVYSDDDRIEKMFDALHRQSRDQQIIVFSCRQRAFQKLGGNILHMSEWQPSL; this comes from the coding sequence ATGAAAATTTCGGCACTACGCTTATTCAACGTGAAGCGGTTTGCCAATCGTGGTGTTGCCATTGATGGTATTGGCGATGGCGTTAACGTCCTTTGCGCTGCCAACGAGTTTGGCAAGTCGACGAGCTTTGAAGCGCTGCATGCGCTCTTTTTTCAACCACATTCTGGCACTCCCGCCGATGTTCAAAAATTGCGGCCCTACAGCGGTGGCAATCCGCTGCTCGAAGCTGACATCTCTACGGCGGAAGGCCGCTTTCGGATTACCAAGCAATACTATGGCGGCCGATCCGCACGCGTTACCGATCTTGGGACCGGTCGGCTATTGGCCCAGGCAGACGAGGCCGAAAACTTTATTGCCCGTTTGATCAGAGGGGGTACCGCCGGGCCAGCCGGTCTCCTTTGGGTTCGCCAGGGAATTACTGGGATCGAAAAGCGAACCCGCTCCGAAGAAGATGGTGAAAAGCAGGTCCGGCAGAGCTTGTTAGAATCCGTGCAGGGAGAGGTTGAGGCCGTTACTGGCGGGCGCCGGATGGCTGAGATCATGAGCGCCGCGAAAGATGCGCTTTCGGAGATGGTCACCTCCACCGGGAGACCGAAGAGTGGTGGACGCTACGCCGCCGCCATTGAGGAGCGCGAAAAACTCGCTGCGGACGAGCAGAGGCTTTTAAGCGAAGTCACCGTTCTACGAGAGGCGTTGAACAAGCGGATGAACGCAGCAAAGCGGCTTGCCGAACTAGACAGTGCCGAGGACAGGGCAGAGCGGCAAAAGGCAGTCGCGAAGGCGCAGGCTGGTTTTGACGCTGCGAAGGCACATAGCGAGAAGTTAAAGACAGCTGAAGCGGAACTAAAACTCGTTCGAGAACGACGCAACAGTGCGGAGCGGGAGCTCAAGACGTTCTTGGCAGCCCTTGAAAAGGCAAAGGCACTGCAGGAGAGGCTTGTTGTGGACGAAGCGCGCCGTGCCGATGCCCTGCGTAAGCGCCACGAGGCCATTGAGGCAATCGAAAAGGCTCGTGAGGATGTAGATGCCGCGGAGACTGAGGAGCAGCAGGCACGAGATCAGCTTGCTCGTCTGGACGTGGCACTGAGGGCGCGTGAGGCAGCGGATCGTTTGACTCAATTGAAGGAACAACTGGCCCAGTCGGAGGCGGTCCGCCAGGCTCTCGAAGAGGGCGAAGCGCAATTCTCACTTCTGAAGATACTTCCGAATGCCATCGATGAGCTTCAAACCCTGGAAGTTGAAATTGCGAAGCTTCGCGCCGTCGATGAGGCCGCTCGTCCTTCACTTGCGATTCACTACAGTAAGGATGCGGCAGACCTTGTGACCATGAACGGCACGCCGCTGACCGACGGGGAAGAGCGCAGTTACGATGGTCAAGCGCAGCTTGAGGTGCCAGGATTTGGCACGATTACGGTACGCTCAAACCATCAGGCTGCGAGCGACAACCGCCTTGAGCAGGCCGAAGCAAAGCGGCACACGCTACTTGCATCAATGGGTGTCGAAAGCCTGGCTAAGGCACGGGCGCGGCAGGTCAGCGCGCAGCAGGTTGACGCTGACCTGCGGGAGCTGCGGGCTCGGCTGTCGCTTCTCGCGCCGGAGGGACTGTCCAAGCTTAGAGAGGATGTTGCCGCGGATGAGGTGATTAGCGCCGAGCCCGTCGAATTGGAAGAGAGCCCCACGCTGGTCCGGGCAGCTCTTTTCGAATCCGAAGAGCGACGGAAGAAGACACGACAGGCTTTGCGGGAGGTAGAGCCCCAACAGGCACGAGCCGACGAAGCCTTCGTCGCAGCGGAGACGGCGTTGGCTTCGTTGATGGCCGAACAGATCCAGGTCGAAGCGATCCTAGGTCCAGAAGAAGGTCGGGTTGGGCGCGCGCAGGTTTTATCGAACACATTGGCTGACCTCGACGTCGCGCTCTCCAAGTCCGAAACGCATATTGCAAAGCTCGACTCTGCCGCGGTCGATCTGGACGCGGTCGAGGCCGCACTGAAGCGCGCGCTTTCAATCGAGCAGGCAACCGATAGGGAGATCAACGCGCTACGCGAGATCATGGCCGGCCTGAACGCCGAGATCCGTGCGCAGTCAGACGAGGCGGTGGAAGAGAAATGGCGTGAGGCCGCCGAGGCTTATTCTGCCGCGAAGGCGCGCGCCGAGGCGTTCGAGAAGGAAGTAGCTGTTCTCCAGCGGCTGACTGAAGCATTGGAGACTGCCCGGTCTGAAGCCCGCGAACTTTATCTCAAGCCCGTCATGGCAGAACTGGGGCCGCTTCTAAGGCTACTCTTCGATGACGTTTCGATTACCTTCGACGAGAAGACGCTTCTGCCGCACACTATTCTGCGCAACGGACAGGAAGAGGAGGTCGATCGCCTGAGTGGAGGTATGCGGGAGCAGCTCTCTGTACTGACACGACTTGCCTTTGCGAGGCTGCTTGCGCGCGACGATCGGCCGGCGCCGGTTATCCTTGATGACGCACTCGTCTATTCGGATGACGATCGCATTGAGAAGATGTTTGACGCACTCCATCGACAGTCGAGAGACCAGCAGATCATTGTTTTTTCCTGTCGCCAACGGGCATTTCAGAAGCTCGGGGGAAACATACTGCACATGTCAGAGTGGCAGCCGAGCCTATGA
- a CDS encoding DNA repair exonuclease translates to MFRFIHSSDLHLGKRFGNFSGDLPSRLREARHAVIARLAQHAREQGATTILLAGDTFDTETPASDVRRQALAEMQNHAPIQWIILPGNHDSLQATQLWTTLNVEVPENVVLAVEPRPVELARDVILLPAPCTTRRPGRDLTEWMDGEGTPEGALRIGLAHGAIQSFSEEATASDVIAVDRARRAGLDYLALGDWHGAVEVDQRTHYCGTPEPDRFKHQRPGTALLVSIAGPSAQPEVTPLPTESFAWRRLDLHLLEGDDPVSALETLLPDSRHRRKTLARVVATGRSRLAARAALAGAAERLLPDFAFLELDDIGIATEYEVEDLDQIDRGGALREAANALRAEADDESRASSERDIARAALVRLYSYAQVITP, encoded by the coding sequence ATGTTCCGATTTATCCATTCAAGCGACCTGCATCTTGGCAAGCGCTTCGGCAATTTCTCGGGCGACTTGCCCAGTCGATTGCGCGAAGCAAGACACGCAGTCATCGCGCGGCTCGCTCAGCACGCCCGCGAACAAGGCGCCACCACTATTCTGCTCGCGGGCGACACATTCGACACCGAAACGCCTGCGTCGGATGTCCGAAGACAGGCTCTCGCGGAGATGCAAAACCACGCCCCGATCCAATGGATAATTTTGCCCGGCAACCACGATTCGCTGCAGGCAACGCAGCTTTGGACGACGCTAAATGTAGAAGTGCCGGAAAATGTCGTGCTCGCGGTCGAGCCTCGGCCGGTCGAGTTGGCGAGGGACGTTATTCTATTGCCGGCCCCTTGCACCACACGCCGTCCTGGCCGGGATTTGACTGAATGGATGGATGGCGAAGGAACGCCAGAGGGAGCGCTTCGCATCGGGCTTGCCCATGGCGCAATTCAGAGTTTCTCGGAGGAGGCAACCGCCTCGGATGTTATTGCGGTGGACCGGGCACGGCGAGCCGGCCTTGACTATCTGGCGCTTGGCGATTGGCACGGCGCGGTCGAGGTCGATCAGCGAACCCATTACTGTGGTACGCCTGAACCCGACCGTTTCAAACACCAACGTCCAGGCACCGCGTTGCTTGTTAGCATTGCCGGCCCCTCCGCCCAGCCCGAGGTAACGCCGTTGCCGACGGAAAGCTTTGCCTGGCGCAGGCTGGATCTCCACCTTCTCGAAGGCGACGATCCCGTGTCGGCCTTAGAAACGCTCCTGCCGGATTCCAGGCATCGAAGGAAGACACTCGCACGCGTGGTGGCGACAGGCCGCAGCCGCCTGGCGGCGCGGGCGGCGTTGGCGGGTGCGGCCGAGAGACTGTTGCCGGATTTCGCATTCCTCGAGCTGGATGACATTGGTATTGCGACGGAGTACGAGGTCGAAGACCTTGACCAGATAGATCGCGGAGGCGCGCTTCGCGAGGCAGCGAATGCGTTACGTGCCGAGGCCGACGACGAGAGTCGTGCATCGTCTGAACGTGATATCGCACGGGCGGCGCTTGTACGCCTTTATTCTTACGCACAGGTGATCACACCATGA